In Mycolicibacterium alvei, a single window of DNA contains:
- a CDS encoding chemotaxis protein CheY: MVDDRTQLLVVARSAYRRNDWRTSYESFSRVDGVQALDTDDLAVYAAAAWRHGHGRESVRINEQVHTRLLRTDPVQAAMKAAELGLAWLARGHVALAGSWGQRAQVLLDGVPQTAAHGYLAYLLAATAADTGDHDQFRAATRQLSALAQDLDDAALAALSRALGGMAAVAAGDPAGYQALDQVLLPVLDEPVPVEWAADVYRRALSLAHRRGAGDRLTSWTQSMQRWCEATEPDSTESAYRAVLDVHRLSAVADPDPRDLVRRVVGLRRLVADVDAVAAGMVEELLSRSLAASRGRAG; this comes from the coding sequence GTGGTTGACGATCGAACCCAACTGCTGGTGGTCGCACGCTCGGCATATCGGCGAAATGACTGGCGCACCAGCTACGAATCCTTCAGCCGTGTCGACGGGGTACAGGCCCTCGACACCGACGATCTTGCCGTGTACGCCGCGGCGGCCTGGCGGCACGGCCATGGTCGCGAATCCGTGCGGATCAACGAACAGGTGCACACCCGCCTGCTACGCACGGACCCGGTACAGGCGGCGATGAAGGCAGCCGAACTCGGCCTGGCCTGGCTGGCCCGGGGTCACGTGGCGCTGGCGGGCAGTTGGGGACAACGAGCGCAGGTACTGCTCGACGGCGTCCCGCAGACCGCCGCGCACGGCTACCTGGCGTACCTACTCGCTGCGACGGCGGCCGACACCGGAGATCACGACCAATTCCGCGCTGCGACACGACAATTGTCCGCCCTCGCGCAGGACTTGGACGATGCCGCCCTGGCCGCGCTGTCGCGGGCGCTCGGCGGTATGGCGGCTGTCGCTGCCGGCGACCCGGCCGGATACCAGGCGCTCGATCAGGTGCTGTTGCCGGTGCTCGACGAGCCTGTGCCGGTGGAGTGGGCGGCCGACGTCTACCGGCGGGCGTTGAGCCTGGCGCACCGCCGGGGTGCCGGGGATCGGTTGACGTCGTGGACGCAGTCCATGCAGCGGTGGTGTGAGGCCACCGAACCGGACTCCACCGAGTCGGCGTACCGCGCGGTCTTGGACGTGCACCGGTTGTCGGCGGTTGCCGACCCCGATCCGCGGGATCTGGTCCGGCGCGTGGTCGGCCTGCGTCGCCTGGTCGCCGACGTGGATGCGGTGGCGGCGGGCATGGTCGAGGAATTGCTTTCGCGGAGCCTGGCGGCGAGTCGGGGGCGTGCCGGATAG
- a CDS encoding acetolactate synthase large subunit has product MSTGAEVVVNRLLAEGVDVCFANPGTSEMHFVAALDAAPAMRPVLCLFEGVATGAADGYARISGTPAATLLHLGPGMANGLANLHNARRAFTPVVNVVGDHATYHQRFDAPLESDIDALGRWTHGSVHRPESSADLDTAVHAAVRSATRAPGRVATLILPADYSWGSAPQNPLPDKGIGGSETDDADPPMDVAQAAELLRAQRERAVVLLGGIATHADGLRAAARISAATGARVLVETFPARLARGQGVPAIERLGYLAEQATQQLSGATHLVLVGAKSPVSFFAYPGKPSVLVPDGAEVCALAVDELTVLADELGGVVPAPQQPGPAELPTGPLNPQNLAQVIAALLPENAIISDEANTSGVFLPAATASAPRHDVLTLTGGAIGQGLPVAVGAAIAAPDRPVVALQSDGSAAYTISALWTMAREQLDVTVVILNNHAYAILQLELLRVGTQANGERSRSLLDLSRPDIDFASIAKGFGVPATRATTAEELADQFRTALAEPGPHLIDAALPTWSPG; this is encoded by the coding sequence CTGAGTACCGGCGCCGAAGTGGTGGTGAACCGTCTGCTCGCCGAAGGCGTCGATGTGTGCTTCGCCAACCCGGGCACCTCGGAGATGCATTTCGTCGCCGCGCTGGATGCCGCTCCGGCCATGCGTCCGGTGCTGTGCCTGTTCGAAGGTGTCGCCACCGGGGCTGCCGACGGGTACGCCCGCATCTCCGGCACCCCCGCGGCGACCCTGCTGCACCTCGGCCCCGGAATGGCCAACGGCCTGGCCAACCTGCACAACGCCCGGCGCGCGTTCACGCCGGTGGTCAACGTCGTCGGCGATCATGCGACCTACCACCAACGGTTCGATGCGCCGTTGGAATCCGATATCGACGCACTCGGGCGATGGACGCACGGGTCGGTGCACCGGCCCGAATCATCCGCCGACCTCGACACCGCCGTCCACGCCGCGGTACGCAGCGCGACCCGCGCACCCGGACGGGTCGCCACCCTGATCCTTCCCGCCGACTATTCCTGGGGTAGCGCACCGCAGAACCCCTTGCCGGACAAAGGTATTGGGGGATCGGAAACCGACGACGCCGACCCGCCCATGGACGTCGCGCAGGCCGCCGAGCTGCTGCGAGCCCAGCGGGAGCGTGCAGTGGTGTTGCTCGGCGGTATCGCGACCCACGCGGACGGTCTGCGGGCCGCGGCGCGGATCAGCGCGGCCACCGGGGCGCGCGTCCTGGTCGAGACCTTTCCGGCCCGGCTGGCCCGTGGACAGGGGGTGCCTGCCATCGAACGGCTCGGCTACCTGGCCGAGCAGGCCACCCAACAGCTCTCCGGGGCAACGCATCTGGTGTTGGTCGGAGCGAAATCGCCGGTGTCGTTCTTCGCCTATCCAGGCAAGCCGAGTGTGTTGGTGCCCGACGGCGCCGAGGTCTGTGCGCTGGCCGTGGATGAACTGACCGTATTGGCCGACGAACTGGGTGGGGTGGTGCCGGCCCCGCAGCAACCCGGCCCCGCCGAGTTGCCCACGGGTCCGCTCAATCCACAGAACCTGGCGCAGGTGATCGCCGCGCTGCTACCCGAGAACGCGATCATTTCCGACGAGGCCAACACCAGCGGCGTGTTCCTGCCGGCCGCCACCGCGTCGGCTCCGCGCCACGACGTCCTCACCCTGACCGGTGGTGCTATCGGACAGGGCCTCCCGGTGGCAGTGGGTGCCGCGATCGCCGCACCGGACCGCCCCGTCGTCGCCCTGCAGTCCGACGGCAGTGCCGCATACACCATTTCGGCACTGTGGACGATGGCTCGCGAGCAACTCGACGTCACGGTGGTGATCCTGAACAACCACGCCTACGCCATCTTGCAGCTCGAGCTGTTGCGGGTGGGCACCCAGGCGAACGGGGAGCGGTCGCGCTCACTACTCGACCTGAGCCGTCCCGACATCGACTTCGCCTCGATAGCAAAGGGATTCGGAGTTCCGGCGACCCGGGCCACCACCGCGGAGGAACTTGCCGACCAGTTCCGGACGGCGCTGGCCGAGCCCGGGCCGCACCTGATCGACGCCGCGCTGCCGACCTGGTCGCCGGGTTGA
- a CDS encoding class I SAM-dependent methyltransferase, protein MAKPRRTTPRPHTAGMSSAIKLLELAAHTVPIPTPPHPVVIADYGAGTAQNSMQPINAAIAAVRRRTRPEHSILVTHTDVADNDFSTMFRILEEDPESYRHRDSAAFSSAIGRSFYSQILPSNSVHLGWSAWAVARLSTVPMPVTDHVVAAYSNDAQVRGAYARQAAHDWHEFIAFRGRELCPGGRLVVLTTALDDEGDLGYRPLFRAVTRALTELIATGVVSTEEAARMSLPIAGRRAVDFTAPFAPSGRFERLEIQHVELIDAEDRIFNAYRSDRDASAFGTRWADFLRFTAFADLGAALEGAPDRLPVFYDQLHAGIAAQLCAEPEEMRIPIAAVVLEKRRTSQ, encoded by the coding sequence ATGGCCAAGCCGCGCCGAACCACACCCCGCCCGCACACCGCCGGAATGAGTTCGGCGATCAAGCTTCTCGAGCTGGCCGCGCATACGGTGCCGATCCCGACACCGCCACACCCCGTCGTCATCGCCGACTACGGGGCCGGCACCGCGCAGAATTCGATGCAACCGATCAACGCCGCCATCGCCGCCGTGCGTCGCCGCACCCGCCCCGAGCACTCGATTCTGGTCACGCACACCGATGTCGCCGACAACGACTTCTCCACGATGTTCCGGATCCTGGAGGAGGATCCGGAGTCCTATCGGCACCGGGATTCGGCCGCCTTCAGTTCGGCCATCGGCCGGTCGTTCTACAGCCAGATCCTGCCGTCGAACAGTGTGCACCTGGGCTGGTCGGCATGGGCGGTAGCGCGACTGAGCACGGTGCCGATGCCGGTCACCGATCACGTCGTCGCGGCCTACAGCAACGATGCGCAGGTGCGCGGCGCCTATGCCAGGCAGGCAGCGCACGACTGGCACGAGTTCATCGCGTTCCGCGGCCGCGAACTGTGCCCGGGTGGTCGCCTCGTGGTGTTGACGACGGCACTGGACGATGAGGGTGACTTGGGCTATCGCCCGTTGTTCCGCGCCGTCACCCGAGCACTGACCGAGCTGATTGCGACCGGTGTGGTGAGCACTGAGGAGGCGGCCCGGATGTCGCTACCGATCGCCGGACGGCGTGCAGTGGATTTCACCGCACCGTTCGCGCCCTCGGGCCGGTTCGAACGGTTGGAGATCCAGCACGTCGAACTGATCGACGCCGAGGACCGAATCTTCAACGCCTACCGCAGTGACAGGGACGCAAGCGCTTTCGGCACCCGCTGGGCCGATTTCCTCAGGTTCACCGCATTCGCCGATCTGGGGGCTGCGCTGGAGGGTGCGCCGGACCGGCTGCCGGTGTTCTACGACCAACTGCATGCCGGCATCGCGGCGCAATTGTGCGCCGAGCCCGAGGAGATGCGCATTCCGATCGCCGCGGTGGTGCTGGAGAAGCGCCGTACGAGCCAGTGA
- a CDS encoding MBL fold metallo-hydrolase, whose amino-acid sequence MSAPSQIQRVVTSGKFELDGGSWDVDNNIWIVGDDKDVVVFDAAHTAAPIIEAVGGRNVVAVVCTHGHNDHITVAPELGKALDAPVLLHPADEMLWRVVHPDSEFRTVEDGLVLRAGGIELHALHTPGHSPGSVCWSIPELNAVVSGDTLFQGGPGATGRSFSDFPTILDSISKRLGMLPGETVVYTGHGDTTTIGDEIVHYDEWVARGH is encoded by the coding sequence ATGAGCGCACCCTCTCAAATTCAGCGTGTCGTCACCAGCGGGAAGTTCGAACTCGACGGCGGAAGCTGGGACGTCGACAACAACATCTGGATCGTCGGTGACGACAAAGATGTGGTGGTGTTCGACGCGGCCCACACCGCCGCCCCGATCATCGAGGCCGTGGGTGGCCGCAACGTCGTCGCGGTGGTCTGCACACACGGCCACAACGACCACATCACCGTCGCACCCGAACTGGGCAAGGCACTGGACGCGCCGGTGCTGCTGCACCCGGCCGACGAGATGCTGTGGCGGGTCGTGCACCCCGACAGCGAATTCCGCACCGTCGAAGACGGTCTCGTGTTGCGGGCCGGTGGCATCGAACTGCACGCTCTGCACACCCCCGGGCACTCGCCCGGATCGGTCTGCTGGTCGATCCCCGAACTGAACGCGGTGGTCTCCGGCGACACCCTGTTCCAGGGCGGGCCGGGTGCCACCGGACGGTCGTTCTCGGACTTCCCCACCATCCTGGACTCCATCTCCAAACGGTTGGGAATGCTGCCCGGCGAGACGGTCGTCTACACCGGCCACGGTGACACCACCACCATCGGCGACGAGATCGTCCACTACGACGAGTGGGTCGCGCGCGGGCACTGA
- a CDS encoding IS3 family transposase (programmed frameshift), translating to MPRQYSPEFRDRALRMLDTMMEASDISEFEAIKSVASKLGISEESVRRWRRKAQVDAGERSGTTSAEHTEIRKLKREVAELRRANELLKSASAFFGSGARPPRDEMIAFIDAHRDQFGVELICRILRAAIPGFLTARGYRAARTRPACDREIRDEQLIADLHTVHQDNFSVYGVKKMHAAMQRRGWHLGREQTRRLMHKAGLRGVQRGRPVFTTVTDPADQRPADLVNRQFKASAPNRLWVADITFVRTWQGFCYTAFVTDVCTRKVVGWAVSVTMRTEDLPLQAFNHAVWQADSDLSGLVHHSDRGSQYLSLAYTDRLAELGIAPSVGSRGDSYDNALAEAVNAAYKTELINRGRPWRCVDDVELATAAWVSWYNQERLHEALGYVPPAEYEAALTGASHPVSQPTPALTTN from the exons ATGCCCCGTCAGTATTCGCCGGAGTTTCGCGATCGTGCGTTGCGGATGTTGGACACCATGATGGAAGCCTCGGATATTTCTGAGTTCGAGGCCATCAAGTCGGTGGCCAGCAAACTTGGCATCTCGGAGGAATCGGTGCGTCGGTGGCGACGCAAAGCTCAAGTCGATGCTGGCGAACGGTCCGGCACGACCAGCGCCGAGCACACCGAGATCCGCAAGCTCAAACGTGAAGTCGCCGAATTACGCAGAGCCAATGAGCTTTTGAAGTCAGCGTCCGCGTTTTTCG GCAGCGGAGCTCGACCGCCCCGTGACGAAATGATCGCCTTCATCGACGCACATCGCGATCAGTTCGGGGTCGAGCTCATCTGCCGCATCCTACGGGCAGCAATCCCGGGGTTCCTTACCGCTCGAGGCTATCGCGCCGCGCGGACCCGACCGGCCTGCGATCGCGAGATCCGCGACGAACAGCTGATCGCCGACCTGCACACCGTGCACCAAGACAACTTCTCGGTGTACGGCGTCAAGAAGATGCACGCAGCGATGCAACGTCGCGGTTGGCACCTGGGCCGCGAACAAACACGACGATTAATGCACAAGGCTGGCCTACGCGGCGTCCAACGGGGCAGACCGGTGTTCACCACGGTCACCGACCCCGCCGATCAACGGCCGGCTGATCTGGTCAACCGTCAGTTCAAGGCCTCTGCACCGAACCGGCTCTGGGTCGCTGACATCACGTTCGTGCGGACCTGGCAGGGGTTCTGCTACACCGCGTTCGTCACCGATGTCTGTACCCGCAAGGTCGTCGGCTGGGCAGTCTCGGTGACGATGCGCACCGAGGACCTTCCGTTGCAGGCGTTCAACCACGCTGTGTGGCAGGCAGATTCAGATCTATCTGGGTTAGTGCATCATTCCGACCGCGGGTCACAGTACCTATCGCTGGCTTATACCGATCGGCTGGCCGAGCTCGGGATCGCCCCCTCAGTCGGATCCCGCGGCGATAGTTATGACAACGCCCTCGCCGAGGCGGTCAATGCGGCCTATAAGACCGAGTTGATCAACCGCGGCAGACCCTGGCGGTGCGTCGATGACGTCGAACTGGCAACCGCCGCCTGGGTGTCCTGGTACAACCAGGAACGCCTGCATGAAGCTCTTGGCTACGTTCCACCAGCCGAGTACGAGGCCGCCCTCACCGGCGCCTCACACCCCGTGAGCCAGCCAACCCCGGCCCTCACAACCAACTAG
- a CDS encoding LPXTG cell wall anchor domain-containing protein produces MPRHETESAETTGPARRLALRYWVALILVALAAIFVAQNRDRVGVHVLWVTVESPMWFILVIIFVMGLLIGLLLRRRRRT; encoded by the coding sequence ATGCCTCGCCACGAGACGGAGAGCGCCGAGACCACCGGCCCGGCACGCCGGTTGGCGCTGCGCTACTGGGTGGCACTGATCCTGGTCGCCCTCGCCGCGATCTTCGTCGCGCAGAACCGCGATCGGGTGGGCGTGCACGTGCTGTGGGTGACGGTCGAGTCGCCGATGTGGTTCATCTTGGTCATCATTTTCGTCATGGGCCTTCTCATCGGACTGCTGCTGCGCCGACGACGGCGAACCTGA
- a CDS encoding excalibur calcium-binding domain-containing protein has product MVRVVILAAALIGGAIGVAPAAQADPPYRYCKDAYADGKANMTKDDPGYADHLDRDGDGIACEKKS; this is encoded by the coding sequence ATGGTTCGTGTCGTGATCCTCGCCGCTGCTCTGATCGGTGGCGCCATCGGTGTGGCTCCCGCGGCACAGGCCGACCCGCCGTATCGGTACTGCAAGGACGCCTACGCCGACGGCAAGGCCAACATGACAAAAGATGATCCCGGCTATGCCGACCACCTCGACCGGGACGGCGACGGCATCGCCTGCGAGAAGAAGTCATAG
- a CDS encoding class I SAM-dependent methyltransferase, translated as MSRPWGRNRLKFALAGPLFEAGNRFIPGRPHDRLAQLLADQKPKRVLELCGGTGYAARLLARKSPSTRVDCLDISPEMLAVGRRYLTRAGIGTVALHEGDAAALPFGNDTFDVVMSVFGWHELPTDIRHRAIDEAIRVLRLAGQVIAIDLDPPPTARTIFET; from the coding sequence ATGAGCCGCCCCTGGGGCCGCAACCGGCTCAAATTCGCCCTGGCCGGACCGCTGTTCGAAGCCGGCAACCGGTTCATCCCCGGCCGACCCCATGACCGGCTCGCCCAGCTCCTCGCCGACCAGAAACCGAAACGAGTGCTCGAACTGTGCGGCGGCACCGGCTACGCCGCCCGCCTGCTCGCCCGCAAATCCCCGAGCACACGAGTGGATTGCCTCGACATCTCCCCGGAAATGCTGGCCGTCGGCCGCCGCTACCTCACCCGCGCCGGGATCGGTACCGTGGCGCTGCATGAAGGTGACGCCGCCGCACTGCCGTTCGGCAATGACACCTTCGACGTGGTGATGAGCGTGTTCGGCTGGCACGAACTGCCCACCGACATCCGCCACCGCGCCATCGACGAAGCCATCCGCGTTCTACGTCTCGCCGGCCAGGTCATCGCCATCGACCTCGACCCACCACCCACCGCCCGCACCATCTTCGAGACCTGA
- a CDS encoding S-(hydroxymethyl)mycothiol dehydrogenase translates to MSQTVRGVISRSKGQPVELVDIVIPDPGPGEVVVDIIACGVCHTDLTYREGGINDEYPFLLGHEAAGTVEVVGEGVTHVEPGDFVILNWRAVCGECRACKRGRPQLCFDTHNATQKMTLTDGTELTPALGIGAFADKTLVHEGQCTKVDSAADPAVAGLLGCGVMAGIGAAINTGAVTRDDTVAVIGCGGVGDAAIAGAALVGAKKIIAVDTDNKKLNWARDFGATHTINARELDAIETIQDLTDGFGADVVIDAVGRPETWKQAFYARDLAGTVVLVGVPTPDMKLEMPLVDFFSRGGSLKSSWYGDCLPERDFPTLISHYLQGRLPLEKFVSERIGLDAIEDAFHKMHAGEVLRSVVVLKK, encoded by the coding sequence ATGAGCCAGACGGTGCGAGGTGTGATTTCCCGGTCCAAAGGTCAGCCGGTCGAACTGGTCGACATAGTCATCCCCGATCCGGGTCCCGGTGAGGTGGTGGTCGACATCATCGCGTGCGGGGTGTGCCACACCGACCTGACCTACCGCGAGGGCGGCATCAACGACGAATACCCGTTCCTGTTGGGCCACGAAGCCGCGGGCACGGTCGAGGTTGTCGGCGAGGGCGTCACCCACGTCGAGCCCGGCGACTTCGTGATCCTGAACTGGCGCGCGGTGTGTGGGGAATGCCGCGCCTGCAAGCGCGGTCGCCCGCAGCTGTGCTTCGACACTCACAACGCCACCCAGAAGATGACGCTGACCGACGGCACCGAGCTGACCCCGGCGCTGGGCATCGGCGCGTTCGCCGACAAGACCCTGGTGCACGAAGGTCAGTGCACCAAGGTCGATTCGGCGGCAGACCCGGCGGTGGCGGGCCTGCTGGGCTGCGGCGTGATGGCCGGCATCGGCGCGGCGATCAACACCGGCGCCGTCACGCGTGATGACACCGTCGCGGTCATCGGCTGTGGCGGCGTGGGCGATGCCGCGATCGCCGGTGCCGCCCTGGTCGGCGCGAAGAAGATCATCGCCGTCGACACCGACAACAAGAAGCTGAACTGGGCCCGCGATTTCGGGGCCACCCACACCATCAACGCCCGTGAGCTCGACGCGATCGAGACCATCCAGGATCTGACCGACGGCTTCGGGGCCGACGTCGTCATCGATGCGGTCGGCCGCCCCGAAACCTGGAAGCAGGCCTTCTACGCGCGTGACCTGGCCGGCACCGTGGTGCTGGTCGGCGTCCCGACCCCGGACATGAAGCTGGAGATGCCGCTGGTCGACTTCTTCTCCCGCGGCGGATCTTTGAAGTCCTCCTGGTACGGCGACTGCCTGCCCGAGCGCGACTTCCCCACCCTGATCTCGCACTACCTGCAGGGCCGACTGCCATTGGAAAAGTTCGTCTCCGAGCGCATCGGCCTGGATGCGATCGAGGATGCGTTCCACAAGATGCACGCCGGAGAGGTGCTGCGTTCCGTGGTGGTGCTGAAGAAATGA
- a CDS encoding thermonuclease family protein — protein MAIRALAALAILAATLIHAPAVAADPVTATAEVLRAVDGDTIDIRDDVRGRLRVRILGIDTPETKKPGYTVGCWGPEATDFARSNLVGRRVALQTDPTQDRTDRYGRTYLH, from the coding sequence ATGGCGATCCGCGCCCTCGCCGCACTGGCGATCCTGGCGGCGACCCTCATCCACGCCCCGGCCGTCGCGGCCGACCCGGTCACCGCGACCGCCGAGGTGTTGCGGGCGGTCGACGGCGACACCATCGATATCCGCGACGACGTGCGGGGGCGCCTCCGCGTGCGCATCCTGGGCATCGACACCCCGGAAACGAAGAAGCCCGGATACACCGTCGGCTGCTGGGGGCCGGAGGCGACGGACTTCGCACGATCCAATCTGGTCGGACGACGCGTCGCACTCCAGACCGATCCGACCCAGGACAGGACCGACCGGTACGGGCGCACTTATCTGCACTAG
- a CDS encoding SHOCT domain-containing protein, whose product MISRRSAPRAATVLSTSTLVIGFVGLFVTIFLNAFVLDRYDAYGEVPIPGSASLDLPQGEVTISLHTMVTGTGARLPVPPLQLHVSAPEGAADPVLTESIGGTTTVNNDARVRVWVMQVSSAGAYEISVDGQVQGYIDPWLAFGHGSRYGWLPWLFGGLAAVGVLALICSVRWSARVNKRPRPISALGLEPMPPEPAPPTGYQPVSYQPTDQAVRLEQLKTIAALRDTGALTEAEFKAEKRRILEN is encoded by the coding sequence ATGATCAGCCGTCGGTCTGCTCCACGCGCCGCGACCGTGCTATCGACCTCCACCCTCGTCATCGGCTTTGTCGGCCTGTTCGTAACGATCTTCCTGAACGCGTTCGTTCTGGACAGATACGACGCCTACGGCGAGGTGCCGATCCCGGGGAGCGCCAGCCTGGATTTGCCGCAGGGTGAGGTGACGATCAGCCTCCACACCATGGTCACCGGAACCGGAGCCCGTCTGCCGGTTCCGCCACTGCAACTGCACGTGTCCGCACCAGAGGGGGCCGCCGATCCGGTGCTGACCGAAAGCATCGGCGGGACAACCACGGTGAACAACGACGCTCGGGTGCGGGTGTGGGTGATGCAGGTATCCAGTGCCGGTGCCTACGAGATCAGCGTCGACGGCCAAGTCCAGGGCTATATCGATCCGTGGCTGGCCTTCGGGCACGGCAGTCGATACGGATGGCTGCCCTGGCTGTTCGGCGGACTCGCCGCAGTGGGTGTGCTGGCACTGATCTGCAGCGTGAGGTGGTCGGCGCGGGTGAACAAGCGGCCACGCCCCATCTCGGCTCTGGGACTTGAGCCAATGCCACCAGAGCCGGCGCCGCCGACCGGTTATCAGCCGGTCAGCTACCAACCCACCGACCAGGCGGTCAGGCTCGAACAGCTCAAAACGATTGCTGCCCTGCGTGATACCGGCGCACTGACCGAGGCCGAGTTCAAGGCGGAGAAGCGCCGAATCCTGGAGAACTGA
- a CDS encoding adenylate/guanylate cyclase domain-containing protein yields MMLPDTTPDFDTVEATAAFVDLAGYSILTEICGDHEAAQLAARLADLAQAALQPGVRLVKTIGDAVMLTADTPTQMLATLTDLAEQVAGEDGFLALRAGIHHGPVIARGGDVFGHTVNIAARITALAGAGHAVITDPIAAAATRQGLSTPAIGAPPLRSITTPIPLHTLALTEARYPRDPVCGMRINPETARARRRYQDRDWWFCSTDCAHQFTTTPSTYTSTLPVTASERQPT; encoded by the coding sequence ATGATGCTGCCCGACACTACACCTGACTTCGACACGGTCGAGGCGACGGCGGCGTTTGTCGACCTGGCCGGCTACAGCATCCTCACCGAAATCTGCGGCGACCACGAAGCCGCCCAGCTCGCCGCGCGGCTTGCCGACCTGGCACAGGCTGCACTACAACCGGGCGTGAGGCTGGTGAAGACGATCGGGGACGCGGTCATGTTGACCGCCGACACACCCACCCAGATGCTGGCCACCCTCACCGACCTGGCAGAGCAGGTCGCCGGCGAGGACGGGTTCCTGGCGCTGCGCGCCGGAATCCATCACGGACCCGTCATCGCCCGCGGCGGCGACGTGTTCGGCCACACCGTCAACATCGCCGCCCGCATCACCGCACTCGCCGGGGCCGGCCACGCCGTGATCACCGACCCGATCGCGGCTGCCGCTACCCGACAAGGCCTGTCCACCCCAGCGATCGGTGCTCCGCCGCTGCGCAGCATCACCACCCCGATTCCGCTACACACGCTGGCCCTGACCGAGGCCCGCTACCCCCGCGACCCGGTCTGCGGCATGCGGATCAACCCGGAAACCGCCCGGGCGCGACGCCGCTACCAGGACCGGGATTGGTGGTTCTGCTCGACCGACTGCGCCCACCAATTCACCACCACCCCAAGCACTTACACATCGACACTCCCGGTCACCGCCAGTGAACGGCAGCCGACATGA
- a CDS encoding serine hydrolase domain-containing protein, protein MSVAEVLRVIDTWPADSAAAAVVGPSGVLAAHGDTSKTFTLASVTKPLVARATQIAIEEGAVELDTPAGPPGSTIRHLLAHASGVSMRSAEVLARPGQRRIYSNYGFELLARAVEDATDIEFGRYLTEAVFAPLQMSTSTLLGGTQAAGFGGVSTVADLAEFAAELLRPALVSQQLHDDAVTVQFPGLGGVLPGFGVQRPNDWGLGFELRDGKTPHWTGSANSPRTFGHFGQSGTFLWVDPAADLALVVLTDRDFGDWTYPLWPAISDGVLRESGTD, encoded by the coding sequence ATGAGTGTCGCCGAAGTCCTCCGCGTAATCGATACCTGGCCGGCCGACTCGGCCGCCGCGGCTGTGGTGGGCCCGTCCGGGGTCCTGGCGGCCCACGGCGATACGAGCAAGACCTTCACGTTGGCCTCGGTGACCAAACCGCTCGTGGCGCGCGCCACCCAGATCGCGATCGAAGAGGGCGCGGTCGAACTCGACACCCCGGCCGGCCCACCCGGTTCGACGATCCGCCACCTGCTGGCCCATGCGTCGGGGGTGTCCATGCGTTCGGCCGAGGTGCTCGCCCGGCCGGGGCAGCGTCGGATCTATTCGAACTACGGGTTCGAACTGTTGGCCCGCGCCGTCGAGGACGCCACCGACATCGAGTTCGGCCGCTATCTGACCGAGGCAGTGTTCGCGCCGCTGCAGATGTCCACGTCGACGTTGTTGGGTGGGACGCAGGCGGCCGGGTTCGGCGGCGTATCGACCGTTGCCGACCTCGCGGAGTTCGCCGCCGAGTTGCTTCGGCCGGCACTGGTGTCACAGCAACTGCACGACGACGCAGTGACGGTGCAGTTTCCCGGACTCGGCGGGGTGTTGCCCGGCTTCGGGGTGCAACGCCCCAACGACTGGGGGCTGGGGTTCGAGCTCCGAGACGGTAAAACGCCGCACTGGACCGGCTCGGCAAACTCGCCGCGCACCTTCGGTCATTTCGGCCAGTCGGGGACCTTTCTGTGGGTCGATCCGGCCGCTGACCTGGCCTTGGTGGTGCTGACCGACCGCGACTTCGGGGACTGGACCTACCCACTGTGGCCGGCAATTTCTGATGGTGTGCTGAGAGAAAGCGGGACAGACTAG